AGTGATAATTTCGCTTTGTTTTTTAAgcgtatcctgtattcttactctttgtaattttgttaacagtAAAGAtgttcaaataaataaagaaataaatcttgTAAAGACGTTTAGTAAGCCGGCAAAAACACTAATATTTGCCTGGTTTGCAGGGAGCCTAAGAGTATCTGACAGTTTTAAATATTCTCGCACATGTGATGACTAGGAATttcatcaataattttattaacaatCTTCTGAGGACGTTTGGGAAACTGCTATAAAAACGCTAATCTTTGCCTGGTATGTAGGCAGCCTTAGAGAATCTGGCAGTATTAAATATTCTCGCAGAGTCTATCGGTACGGGGTACGGACTGGAGCATTTGAAGACTAGGAATTTCATCATTAATTAACAATCATCTGAGGACGTTTGGGAAGCCGCTATAAGGCAGTGGTCCAactgccggcgagaaaacgactaactatcggcaattttctctctcaagaaacgctcAATAAATACATTCcatgtaaacgaaagagatgcatatatcaaaagtttctctctgactgttcacactgccggcggcGACTCgatttactagttttgtcgctgagcgacgagctttcaaaaataaactcgctcagcgatattcgttcagcgatgctcgcttgaacacgtgtaacgcgcgcgcaagTTTACTACacgactgagcgaccgcgggcgctcgtcgcacttgcacactcgcttatagcccgtcgacaaaactatcgaaactacacattCGCTttccgctgatcgccaactcgtttaagtttctagttctactcgtttctcgttcatcgtcggcggtcggaccactgcctaaaaaCGCTAACCTTTGAATAGTATGTAGGGAGCCTTAGAGTATCTGACAGTATTAAATATTCTCACAGAGTGTGTCGGTACGGGGACGGACTGGGGCGTGCGATGACTAGGAATTCCATATTTAATATCGCACTCAAGCCTCTTTCTTATTCTAAGAAGGGAGGCTTTAGAATTCTAGCGCTGTTTGCACTATGCTATTGTACCTAAGGTTATTTTTTTGGAATTCCGTACCATAGAGGAtaataaggaacccttataggatcactgcgacgttcatctgtctgtctgtctatcactCGTTTTTTTCAGGAACGCGTGGATGTatcaagttgaaattaatatcGGATAGGctctacagtacgtggcagaaaattggcattgtctttgtcgttgagaccgacaaaatgtcatataggtatgagtgacagagacaacgctctacaaagccgaaatgtcattctaaaggccgatgcattattttctgccgcgtgttGTACGTTCCGGAGCTGGATACATTTAAGTCAAGTCAATCAAATAATGAATGCTGCATACTTTAACACTCGCAAGACCTTAGTTCCCATTGACGCATAGTCAAGAAAATCGTGAATTAAGGTCTTACAGCACGAGtgaaggaaaaatctgaaaatcgtaaatttttatatcacaaaaaattgCGATTACAAACTATCGATttagaagaaaatattttttgttggtttttatTACGGtgggtacctacccttattgtGTGAAAACaattacactttttttaatttttttattcgtatactCAGTATCTTTAACTTATTGAGATTCTCCgttacataaatattaatataatattaaatattgtcTTGTAGGTCTATTTTTTGTATCTATGATAGACAGACATCTTTGAGGTTTCTAAGCACAAAAGGAATCAAATGAAGCCTTTATCAGATCAAACGTATGTCGATCATTCATCGTCTTCCTGTCATAAGCTATTTCCTCCTATTTCCTCATGTGGAAACTTGAAAGTTAACATATTTTATCGATCAATTTGAACACATCCGatcgtatttaaaatttaaatgaacgtcatttttaaaaccaaaatagcgagcaaacgagcaggtgggtcacctgatgttaagtgattaccgccgccgcCAATGCAATGCtgacttttcaggaatttgttggtccgctccttgaaCAACCCTGTGGTCACATCATTCTCTAAAtccaaaataagtaggtacagtacgcggcggaaagtaatgtacatcgacctttagaaggagttaacggatttgtagagcattgtctctgtcgttgagaccgacaaaatgtcatatataCAAGTAATGatagaggcaacgctctacacagccgaaatgtcattctaaaggagaCTGTAGATTgcaggtacattactttctgccacgtactgtatatAAAGTAATCATTTCTATCTAAAATACATTGTGGACAGAACATACAAAAAATCCTAAGAATTATGAAAATTCTTAGGATTTTTTGTCTGTTCCCTCCAACTAATTTTAGTTTGCTCTTTGATAGCTATTAAACGGTAAGCGCAGTATCAGGACGACCAGTTCACCAGCCCGcagaactgatgatttgaagaaggtggtggaaagcaggtggatgaggaaggctgaggattGTGTTTGGTAgcgcgctcttgaaaaggcGTAGGTATGTCAAGCAGTGGATACATACAGGCTGATGTGATTGGAGTACATTAGTTTctaaagaaagctcagagtcactcagcgggcgatatagagagctatgcttggaaaaCTCTGTTATAGGATGTAGGTAGATGTAAAAGGAAAGGTGCGCGGTTGCAGCCGCGCGATGCATGAGTCAGTGGAAATATAGCTAGTAATGGAGTAACTGCGTTTCTTTGAAACTACCCAAAAAACCTATAAATAACAGTGGCGACGAATAATTAAAACGCGAGCAAGCATGGATAAAGTGTCAGTGGGTTTATTGACAGTGTTTAATCACGAAACACAGGAATGGGAGTTGTACAAAGGACGCATAGAACAATGGTTTCTCGCAAATGAAATCGACGATGTCGCGGACAAGTCAGGCGCAAAGCGGCGGGCGATTTTGCTGAGTAGTTGTGCGGAACCTACCTATAAACTCATTAGGGATTTAGCATTACCTAATGAGGTTTCCTCTCTGTCTTACGCCCAAGTTGTATCGTTGCTGGATGGACATTTCAAAGCAAAGAAATGTGGGTTTGCGGAACGTTATAAATTCCATAGTGCCTGTCAAGGCAATAGTGAGTCCTTGAGCGAGTGGGCCGCCCGAGTACGAGGATTAGCAAAGGATTGCAGTTTTCCGGCCGTCGTTCTGAATGAGATGCTGCGCGACAGGTTCGTCCTCGGTATGGCGAATGGCAAAGTTCGGGAACGACTCTTCGAGAAGTCCCTCGAGGGACTAACAATAGAAAAAGCGTTGCAATGGGCGGAAAGTGTATATTGGGCTAGCGAGGGAGCACGGCAAGTAGCCACGACAGCGCCGCCATCTCAAGACCTAGCATTATCACCATTCGTCGAGGTACACGCAGTAGCGGCCGGGCAACCAGGGTTGTCCCAAGGAAGACAAGTGAATAGTGCTAAGAAAGGAAGTGCGTCTCGTACAGTGccagctaataaaaaaaagtgttgcGTGTGTAATGTTTTCGGTCATGATAGCCAAATCTGTAGATATAAGTCGTTTACTTGTAGGCTATGCGGGGTCAAAGGTCATATACAGCGCGCCTGTGTCGCCAAGAAAGGACAGGACAACCAGCATTTCCTACAGTTTCATTCGGATGAGCAGGTCGATGGCGATGATGGTAAGCGACTCATATTTAATCTTCGTAGCTATCACGGACAACCGATGCGGGAAACGATTGTGGTGGATAGTGTATCTTTGTGTTTTGAATTAGATACAGGATCAGCTGTAACGGCTATTTCAGATTctacatattataagtatttttctaaacaTAAATTATTGGAAAACAATAGAATTCTGCAAAGTTACAATGGCAGCATTATTCGGACAATAGGAATGTTACCTTTAAAGTTTGAATACAGAAATAAAACGGAAATGTTAGATGTTTATGTGGTAAAAGGAGGCGGGCCACCCCTGCTAGGCCGTGATTTCATTACTAA
The Maniola hyperantus chromosome 11, iAphHyp1.2, whole genome shotgun sequence DNA segment above includes these coding regions:
- the LOC138402966 gene encoding uncharacterized protein; translation: MDKVSVGLLTVFNHETQEWELYKGRIEQWFLANEIDDVADKSGAKRRAILLSSCAEPTYKLIRDLALPNEVSSLSYAQVVSLLDGHFKAKKCGFAERYKFHSACQGNSESLSEWAARVRGLAKDCSFPAVVLNEMLRDRFVLGMANGKVRERLFEKSLEGLTIEKALQWAESVYWASEGARQVATTAPPSQDLALSPFVEVHAVAAGQPGLSQGRQVNSAKKGSASRTVPANKKKCCVCNVFGHDSQICRYKSFTCRLCGVKGHIQRACVAKKGQDNQHFLQFHSDEQVDGDDD